A window from uncultured Desulfobacter sp. encodes these proteins:
- a CDS encoding inorganic pyrophosphatase Ppa: MEIQKFLELKETFELKKYVKNMDFDKKNCWSFYGSPKKHPYGKERVILVADPFGEHTFYYDFKLNDIQSIEEQPRITNPDGGSVSMVRLWVKKGSIGLQCTPFAVGQTV, from the coding sequence ATGGAAATTCAAAAATTTCTTGAACTAAAAGAGACCTTTGAACTGAAGAAATACGTCAAAAATATGGATTTTGATAAAAAGAACTGCTGGTCATTTTATGGCTCACCTAAAAAGCACCCTTACGGAAAAGAACGGGTTATTCTGGTTGCGGATCCATTTGGCGAACACACCTTTTATTATGATTTTAAACTCAATGACATTCAGTCCATAGAAGAGCAGCCCCGTATTACAAATCCGGACGGAGGATCGGTGTCCATGGTCCGGCTCTGGGTAAAAAAAGGCAGTATCGGTCTGCAGTGCACACCGTTCGCCGTCGGCCAAACCGTTTGA